The DNA region agaggatccagagacgttttacaaggatcgtatttcgtaggtcgctgggtcatcactctattccgcttccttcgtatgacgatagatgcactctattaggccttgccaagttggagcaccgcctctcggtcgctcaggcttctttcgtcgctggcatattgctcaatacgattgataccccttcacttctgtcgcgcttacatttgtatgcaccttgtcgcaccttacgttatcgttttcgtctccagttacctatatgtcgtacacgttttgctcgcaatgagccttttgtaagagctatgtcgtcttttaatagtacttctgatctgttcgatttcaacatatcctatcctgtctaccgatcccgtcttcgctccttttccgtaccataaactccttccaactccttcgtgaataattgtatactataatcagtaagcactattgctgtaacccaacgtggccgagcaattaataaaataaaaataataaaaaaataataataattggtACATTTGCTCTAGTGCGTTAATTGATACATCGTTGTTTagttgtaccaattatggacaTCTAGAAAAAGGCACATTTTTCTAgcaattctagcaattttaaacgactctggttaatttttaacgactgttaattttaaaccatttgtttcgcgatgccagctaATTATTGATCTCTTTAGAAATTGCATTATTTATCGTgaaattttgaatattttatagaagAAAGGTCTTACCAAATAAGACAAATCGGACTTAATTTACCCTTATATTACcgctaaattaccggtaatttaagagtaatttaatggtaaattagTAGTCGTTCATTTACCcattcgtgcagttttgataGATCCTATTTCCTATTCATtcctctattttatttttatttttttcggcCAAATTGTTAATTTATAACACGAAGGGTATGATTTTATAGTTTAATGGTtgtattttatctttttttttagttaaacaaatgatttatttatttttcagcaAACTCAACTTAAACAGCCGCGTCATCCGGAGAAGGTGATACAGAATTTGCACTAAAAAACGCAATTTCTCGGCTGATTTTTACATTTCACAATTTTTAACAAGCTGCCGACGACTTCTTCCGCTAAAAGATCATTAAAAGAATACTCTTTTTGTTCTAATTTACATCTTTTCTCCGAAAACAAACGACTACACTTCGTACCGCTAAATTGCTCTTTAAATTACTGTTGTGGTAGAcaaaaaactgctcgaaagGGTAAATTAACCGAAGGCTGTCTGACTGGTTATATGTCGATTGTAGTGCCCAGATCACGTTTTAAAGGAAAATTCTGCCAGATCCAAGGTGTGTTGGAAACTACGCAAGGAAATGGTGGGAAACTTCGTAcatgaataacaaatgagtATAATTTCATTTGACGaaaaccccctccccctatATCAACGTTACGTAATTGATGTATAAACATAGCATATAGCAGTAGCTTAATACAATCCTAATATGCTTTTAATCGCCGGTAAATGAAAGACGATTAGAAACCATTTAACGAAATTTTGCGACTTGGCATATCAAAAGACTATGACGATTGTGATACGACTATgacaaatcaaatttaaaagcAATTGCTCGAATATTAGATATTGTTCAATATTGTGAAGATAAAACTATGTATGTGGCCAATGGTGTTATTTATTGAAACGTGCGTAACAAATCATATTAGAtctaattttatttgctttccgTCTTTTTAGGAATGCTAAGACATGTGCCGCTGTATCACACTGTATTCAAACAGTTTGGGAAAAGCAGCACTATCCGGTGGATAATGATGAGATCTGCAACATTTGTCTGGACATGGTGAAGCAGGCACGTGATCAACTGGAGAGCAATGAAACGCAGGCCGATTTAAAAGCCGTCTTCGAAGGTTCCTGCAACTTGATTCCGATAAAGTTAGTGAAAAAAGAATGTCGCAAATTAGCTGACGATTTTATACCCGAGTTAGTGGAGGCTCTCGCTTCGCAAATGAATCCAAACGCTGTATGCAGCGTAGCTGGGCTATGTAACAATGCCGCCATTGATAAACTATTATCAGAGATGATAGTATTAAACCCTGAACAGGAAGTACAAGGCATTGAAGCGAATGAGAGGGAACCTGCAGTAACTGGTGATACATTCAACTGTGACGAGTGCCATACGATTTCCAACCTAATTCAAAAACGCTTCCGTTCGACTGATCGGGATAGCGTTTTGGAGAGTATTCTACAAATCTGCGGCAAAATGTCATCATATTCGGATGCTTGCTCGAACATTGTGCTGACATACTTTGGGGTGATGTATGAGCATTTGGAACGTAATTTAAAAGTAGAAGGCGTGTGTCATCTTAGTGGAGTTTGCGCAGCGCAGTTCCATCTACATGAAAATAACAAACGAAAAGATCTGATTGAGGCGAGATCAATGGGAGATGTCGGTAGACTACGAGTGGCTGGCGACGATGTTCCGTGCAAACTATGTGAGCAATTGGTGGATCATTTGCGCGATGTTTTGATTGCGAATACGACCGAGCTAGAGTTTAAAGAGGTATTGGAGGGTCTGTGTAATCAGACCAAGAGTTTTGCCGATGAATGCCATAGTCTTGTTGAACAATACTATCGTGAAATCTATGAGACCTTGGTGAACAATCTGAATAGCAACGATGCGTGTTTCATAATTGGTATCTGTCCGAAGGAAGACGGTGTGGTCAGTAATGGCACAGTCATGCCATTGTTATCGGTGGCAGTTGCGGATCGACATGAACGGACCGAGATGTACCAACGAATGAATCGCCCATTGCTAGGACATAACGAACTTATACTGTCGGCATCAGAAGTGCAGCAGGCTCAGCTACCGATTGATCGTATTATGAGTGCACCTAGCGGCCTAAACTTGATCGAGAACGGCAAATTCTGCACATTGTGCGAGTACTTTATGCATTTCGTACAGGAAGCATTAAGCGAACCAGCAAATGaggatgaaattaaaaaagtaATCGAAGTCACATGTAATCGATTGCCGTCGTCTATTCGCGGTGAATGCCATAACTTTGTAGATGTTTACGGCGATGCAGTTATAGCACTGCTTATTCAATCGATAAATCCGCGCCAGATTTGTCCAACTTTGAAGATGTGTCCATCTGCCAGCTTAGATGTCGAGATATTTGCTCCAGCCCCGGTCGAGGTATCCATTACAGCGCGGGGTGATAAAGACAAACCAACTTGTCCACTCTGCCTTTTTGCGGTTAGTCAGCTGGAGGAGTCGGTTAAAACAGATCGATCGAAGGAAAATATCAAGAGTGCATTGAATAAACTTTGCACGCACTTGTCACCCAAGCTACGCCTGGAATGCAATGATTTTGTTGACACATATACAGCTGAACTTGTCGAAATGCTTGCATCTGATTTCACACCCCAAgaaatgtgtgttttcctGAAGCTTTGCGTTGACCAACGCCCAGATCTTAGTCTTCTCGGTATGGAACTTGACTATGAGAAGCGTTCATCGCACCAAAAGTCAGACATATTAGTATCCTCATCGGGTGACATTGAGACAAATGAAATACCTGACATTACTGTCAACGGAGAAATTACGATTGATCACACACTGATGAGTAGTTCACCTGAGTGTCTTGTTTGCCAGGAGATGGTCAAAGAAGTCGAGAAACgggtgcaaaataaaaaaagcaaggAACAAATTAAACAGGCTCTAGAACACGCATGTGATCGTCTGCGGAAATATAAGACCAAGTGTGAGAAATACATCGATCAGCATAGTGACCAAATCATTGATCTGGTAATGAAACAGCTTTCTCCAAAGGAAATTTGCAACGCGTTGGGATTCTGTATTCCTGCTCAAGAAATCATCGATGACTGTGAGTATTACTTTTCTCTAATTTGATACCGATAAATTTTGCTTCGACTTACATGCCAAATAAAGTGTAAACTTTGTCATGTTTATTGTATTCTATGTTATACCATTCTAAGAAATGCGCTTAGACACATCCTCAATCAAtagcatcgcgaataaatgaacacattttaacagtcgtttaaagttcattttggtttaaccgagttcatttgttgttcatttctgttaaaataaacgaccgtcaaaacagttaacgactgctcgatatcgcatataggcaaacatcgggaaaaaaatcgagcagtataactaaacgactgttaatttgcatcgcatacgctcttgacagtcgtttgtttaacgacggcataggaccagtcgttaaaattaacaaatgaactcaatgcgatcgcgatgccaaattctagcaatttttaacgactctggttaatttttaacgactgttaattttaaaccatttctttcgcgatgccagctaATATGTTAAAATTAgatgaaacattttcaaaacaatacaaaatacTGTTTCTTGTAGAATATGTTCAAGTCGTGTGGACACTTTTTATTCCACCGAATGTTACAGGCTTTACCAAGTGAATAAACAACTATTCACATGTTTATAACAATGTCTTTTTCATTAGGAAAACTACAATgccgttcctcctgaataaaaaaaaacaattgtgttTTTGGATAGACACCGCTGTGTATCACTTGTACACACGCCAGCTGCTGGTGTAATTTAATACAGAATTTCAAACATTATCTCTAGACCGCGAGAACCCTTCCCGAATCCGTCTTAGTCAATGCCAAgcctgcggtatgatgcttgtaAACGTTGATAATAACTGAATTTATCGGAtacaatgctgaatctgcggcaaatttctcgaacacactgttccgcgccgaggacatacGGGCGAAAAAATTGTTTACACGTATAATCCtagtgtacatcagtgtagtGGCAACGCCCAACTAttcttttcgtgtttttaccaataaagattatttaaacagtttaaaCTACTCTCTTCacatttataaaatattataattttacaAATATGCACCCATTCATTTCATTAAATGGTCTTTTTTGATTGACTAAACAAGAAAAGCAAAGTTGAGCGTTTCTAGAACACTGTTGTACACAAGGTTATAGTGTAAAACATTTGCCTGGCCGCATGTCCTGAGCGTGGAGGGTGGAGAAATGTGCTTCGAGGATTATGGTTTTTGGGCTTAACTGTACATACACAGAAACTAAACTAAACGTCAGTCGAATTCTATCGAATTTTTTTGAGCTAGAGATTTAGTAATCcttttagtaaaaaaataatgtttaatgtaGCATTTAGTAATTTTGGGTGCTCGCCAAAATGATAGCTCATTTACTGAAATCACAGTAAAGCCATTCTTACTGATTCTatattgctgtttttttagTAATTGGTAGCGCTTAAAAAAGGACAAAGCATTTCTTTCAAATTGGCACTTTCAATTGGCAAATTGggttttattgattgattgatcaGAGTTTTATGTTGCATAATGCCgtttttatactgtattttgCCGTAATAAGTTTTCATGGATCAGTAAGCTGTCAAAGGCATCACGAATTTTCATCAAGCACTGTGAATTGTAGCTAAAATTTTACACAGAAACACGACTGGCAATTGTTTCAAATTATTCCTGCAAACCGAAATCTCACCTGATTTTTTACCGGGGTTTCTTCTTCATCTGATACGTgacttcttcttttgcttaaATGACAGATAGTATGCTCATGTGGCAGGTTATTGCACAATTAGAGCCATGACTGTCATTTGTGGACTAGAACGGATTCTATCAACAGTATCTTCGAATTCGTTCGTTCCCGGGAACGTTCTCCGCGACGCTCaatttcactcatttcatagccctctatgatcaaaaattagaaaaccgtctAGGTTTCGTACTGCCCAATCTAGTGGTataaccctgtccactcatgagtgACGAACGTTTGAGTTCCCCGATACGACTGTAtgtctatctttctctctcttttctatcctttttttcctgttatggttttatgtattttttaacgTTCTTATCACAACTgtgtttttatatttgaaaTCTACTtctttatatttatatttcttttaaacTATTTCTTTGATATAATCAGCtataccggcgaactcgttgaACGAGAAACATTcatcgctcatgagtggacatggttgtaccactaggttggccactacaaaatctatacagggttttccaatttaGTTTAGACTAgcagcatacttttttttgaatagtcgcaatagattcttgacttcttctttttggctcaacaatcgttgtcggtcaaggcctgcctgtaccacttgtggacttggctttcagtgacttatggtttacccccccatagcaggatagtcagtcctaagtatgggggcacggtctattcgggacttgaacccatgacaggcatgttgttacgtcgtacgagttgacgactgtactaccaGACCGGCCCTGTCTGAGTacacatttctttttttttatgtgttcatATCATTGACGTTTATTAGACAAAAATAATATGATACAGCCAAtaatacgcggaattacgcggcaGCGAGAGCATGATTTGCTTTCCACAGTTTCTGAACTCACACAGTTACACAAGTGTGGCGTTCACTTtcacactgcttctagacgacctACTTTTGCACCGCGACAAATTTTCTGCGAGctctttgttctaaaaaaaaacatctcagttttagaacaaaatcaGAGGCAACCGTGATTGTCGCGGGTTTGTCAATTTTTCACAGAAAGACAACGCTCGCATTTCGCGCTATTACGATCGAAGTAAACAATCCATTCGTGCTAAAACAAGGACGGTTTGACAGATAGAAAGTGTTGACAAAAATTGTCGTTTAAGATTTTTtgggtcgtctagaagcagtgtcagccagcgcgctctgtttggttttctcgcagcggcttgctggtgtcggtgtctcactcgcactagtgcagtgagtgttcctcgtgcgttccttttcttgctaccacacaaaatcgtcagtacaaTTCAAGCCTTTGCAATGtgaggccgcgcgcgttttagcctaagtcctgggcgctcgatgtaatttaaagtgaagtgttgaagtgttatttatttcaattcacattattacggcctcggCCGTATTTTccagtgttgaagtgttgtgcgcattgaaataaaactgCGATAATCTTTCATGattcaacatgaatatgtaaattacgctgctttatttcaatgctttttttacagtattcaacatacacaacatacaggcagtaaggcgggtgcttgaagtgacgattttttttaatatttataataaaaaatatgtgtggttttgtggcaagattgtggttagcgatgtgtggaactgtgccttaagtttcaataaagtgttaaaatttcaaactagtttgatgtgtttaagttttatttcgatgcatgcgGTTTTATTACGCAGCAAATCTATGTGAACGAAAATGCACaacgcgcaacgaaagaaaTGAGAGAGAGGGTGTGTACAGCGCAACGCGCAAAGTGtggcaacagcgcagcgcgaACCGAACACGAGATacccaaccagcaaaaccgaagctattggaaaactttcctgtgtgccaaagcgagagagcatgtcttctttctctagattttggacggcacaacgccgatcgtgtggcctatgaacgaaaaacgggagaaggggaaaccgatatgcttcgagtgacacacacgcatgcatctgcatgcgtaTTCCGCTGAACCGAGACTacacatctctctcgatctcccatgatttttctgctatcgcgctcatccgggtgttaggcatcctcagtctgtccagaactttcactgtggaagggtgtgttggagtgatgtgtgatttcttgtgccccgtactttgctcgtttacgttttgtgccgtgttccttcttcttcaataatggaatgatttatccttgtaaatttctaaggtaagtttcttatcctcgtgtgtgcttcaatggATACATTCAACTAACGCTTGACGTCTAAAAAGTTACTGTACACGCGCATGTTAATCGACGGTTGCCAACAtcccgcaaaacgatcgacggaaggaaaacggtgtccggtttttaaatataaaggTACGCGTTTCTATAATCttatgtgcaaaatattgtttagtttgttataaaaaacatggattaattattggttaattttcatcaaccgaTTTCATTACAGCTCTTTCGTAGAAGAGCGTACTTCATGGACGCCTAGGATACGGCTAAACATGCGCAGCACCTATCCGTGACGTCATTTCCAGACAGGcgccggctgaacacgcgTAGCACCAGTCGAGGATATCCTAGCGCAGAGggtagaaggaagaacgagaggaagggtaatagaaagcaaccgcagcatttggaagggtgaagcatcctgccgtatacagagtgtgagtgtgccaaaacgcacgtggaaagagtaacaccaataaatagcaagcgaaagtgtgcataaagcaaaaagaaaaagcgtcactactacaaccagcaatccgaaaatataaggggagggataaatacaaatgtatgcgtaagcaggaccagcaatccaagcatttgaatgtgtgcgtcggtttgtgccgtgctgaaagtttttactttagctgctgctagtgtaaaaacataaggaaagcttaaagaaaattttttttacacggggcGCCTTCGGAAATTGTTGGCTGGGTAGGGGGTAACAGCTGATTCCacatttgtatttatccctccccttatattttcggattgctggttgtagtagtgacgctttttctttttgctttatgcacactttcgcaTGCTATTTATTGGACTTCCTCTTTCCACATGCGttttggcacactcacactctgtatacggcaggatgcttcaccccttccaaatgctgcggttgctttctattacccttcctctcgttcttccttctaccCTCTGCGCTAGGATATCCTCGACTGttgctgcgcgtgttcagccggcgcctgtctggaaatgacgtcacggactggtgctgcgcatgtTTAGCCGTATTCTAGGCGTCCTTGAAGTGCGCTCTTCTACGCAAGAGCTGTAAGGaaatctgttgatgaaaattaaccaataattaatccatgttttttttttataacaaactaaacaatattttgcacataggattatagaaacgcttacctttatattttaaaaccggacaccgttttccttccgtcgatcgttttgcgggttgttggcaaccgtcgattaacatgcgcgtgcactgtaactttttagacgacAAGCGTTAGTTGAATATACACATTGAAGCATACACGAGGATAAGAAACTTACCTTAGAAATTtacaaggataaatcattccataattgaagaagaaggaacaaggcacaaaacgtaaacgagcaaagtacggggcacaagaaattacacatcactccaacacatccttccacagtgaaagttctggacagactgaggatgcctaacacccggatgagcgcgatagcagaaaaatcatgggagatcgagagagatgtgtAGTCTCGGTTCAGCGGAAtacgcatgcagatgcatgcgtgtgtgtcactcgaagcatatcggtttccccttctcccgtttttcgttcataggCCACACGATCGGCAAAAACTAGAGAAAAaagacatgctctctcgctttggcacacaggaaagttttccaatagcttcggttttgctggttgggtTCGCGCATCCAGCGCCGCGCAAGCGGTTAGAAACGTAGAGAAGGAAGTCCAAACGACCAAAACGCGATGAATGTGTAAAACTATGGACCTGAGATGGGGCCCTATCACAGTACCCCCCGTACTGGTACCCAAACTCAGACTATTTTGgacttattttttttatagagagCAAAAAGCTGATGCTCCTCTTACACTCTTATCCTTATTTCATGGATTTCATTTGTACGAGTTCTAGGagagggggaaggggaggagaTGTAGCTAGTGGTTTTAATTCAAGTGAATGGTGAGAGGGGGACACATTGACCATCACGCCAATATCGAGAATTCGATATCGATTCCCCTGCGCTCCTTGCTGTCGTGAATTGTGTTGCACCATCTAGGCTAATTAGgacttatttttacttttgccCCGAGCGAA from Anopheles coluzzii chromosome X, AcolN3, whole genome shotgun sequence includes:
- the LOC120955465 gene encoding prosaposin isoform X2, with amino-acid sequence MKSRLLGLVCLVMLAINPVQSSPVKQTINGNKSLLGAKECTWGPSYWCSNIDKLNLNSRVIRRRNAKTCAAVSHCIQTVWEKQHYPVDNDEICNICLDMVKQARDQLESNETQADLKAVFEGSCNLIPIKLVKKECRKLADDFIPELVEALASQMNPNAVCSVAGLCNNAAIDKLLSEMIVLNPEQEVQGIEANEREPAVTGDTFNCDECHTISNLIQKRFRSTDRDSVLESILQICGKMSSYSDACSNIVLTYFGVMYEHLERNLKVEGVCHLSGVCAAQFHLHENNKRKDLIEARSMGDVGRLRVAGDDVPCKLCEQLVDHLRDVLIANTTELEFKEVLEGLCNQTKSFADECHSLVEQYYREIYETLVNNLNSNDACFIIGICPKEDGVVSNGTVMPLLSVAVADRHERTEMYQRMNRPLLGHNELILSASEVQQAQLPIDRIMSAPSGLNLIENGKFCTLCEYFMHFVQEALSEPANEDEIKKVIEVTCNRLPSSIRGECHNFVDVYGDAVIALLIQSINPRQICPTLKMCPSASLDVEIFAPAPVEVSITARGDKDKPTCPLCLFAVSQLEESVKTDRSKENIKSALNKLCTHLSPKLRLECNDFVDTYTAELVEMLASDFTPQEMCVFLKLCVDQRPDLSLLGMELDYEKRSSHQKSDILVSSSGDIETNEIPDITVNGEITIDHTLMSSSPECLVCQEMVKEVEKRVQNKKSKEQIKQALEHACDRLRKYKTKCEKYIDQHSDQIIDLVMKQLSPKEICNALGFCIPAQEIIDDLVIDEALFEYFGEDGVIKFTKDFLISSKRVDTGLEKNQPAQCAICEFVMVKLESELADNKTRTEIENAVRTVCDKMPGTITKQCDKLIDQYGEFIIKFLQTLPPKAICTQLDLCKEQLSRLKQSELDKQL
- the LOC120955465 gene encoding uncharacterized protein LOC120955465 isoform X1, translated to MKSRLLGLVCLVMLAINPVQSSPVKQTINGNKSLLGAKECTWGPSYWCSNIDKLNLNSRVIRRRNAKTCAAVSHCIQTVWEKQHYPVDNDEICNICLDMVKQARDQLESNETQADLKAVFEGSCNLIPIKLVKKECRKLADDFIPELVEALASQMNPNAVCSVAGLCNNAAIDKLLSEMIVLNPEQEVQGIEANEREPAVTGDTFNCDECHTISNLIQKRFRSTDRDSVLESILQICGKMSSYSDACSNIVLTYFGVMYEHLERNLKVEGVCHLSGVCAAQFHLHENNKRKDLIEARSMGDVGRLRVAGDDVPCKLCEQLVDHLRDVLIANTTELEFKEVLEGLCNQTKSFADECHSLVEQYYREIYETLVNNLNSNDACFIIGICPKEDGVVSNGTVMPLLSVAVADRHERTEMYQRMNRPLLGHNELILSASEVQQAQLPIDRIMSAPSGLNLIENGKFCTLCEYFMHFVQEALSEPANEDEIKKVIEVTCNRLPSSIRGECHNFVDVYGDAVIALLIQSINPRQICPTLKMCPSASLDVEIFAPAPVEVSITARGDKDKPTCPLCLFAVSQLEESVKTDRSKENIKSALNKLCTHLSPKLRLECNDFVDTYTAELVEMLASDFTPQEMCVFLKLCVDQRPDLSLLGMELDYEKRSSHQKSDILVSSSGDIETNEIPDITVNGEITIDHTLMSSSPECLVCQEMVKEVEKRVQNKKSKEQIKQALEHACDRLRKYKTKCEKYIDQHSDQIIDLVMKQLSPKEICNALGFCIPAQEIIDDLVIDEALFEYFGEDGVIKFTKDFLISSKRVDTGLEKNQPAQCAICEFVMVKLESELADNKTRTEIENAVRTVCDKMPGTITKQCDKLIDQYGEFIIKFLQTLPPKAICTQLDLCKEQLSRLKQSELEIVKCAVCHGAVKNLYELMAHDDIKGHIMNHVNSVCNSLQGDYFTLCEKLFTMYGIDMMYQLKHSIQKEYVCININMCSKSTLLTLPEFASDEHAVDQSFKARVENEETMLV